The Pseudoxanthobacter soli DSM 19599 genome contains a region encoding:
- the murB gene encoding UDP-N-acetylmuramate dehydrogenase — protein sequence MDGQGLIAAMQSVAATPLRGTLTPDAPLANFTWFRTGGPADVLFVPADEADLAVGLAALPADVPVTVLGLASNVLVRDGGVPGVVIRLSARPFGMIAVDGDNIRAGAGAADVKVARAAADASLAGLAFLRGIPGAIGGALKMNAGAYGGEVKDRFVSARALDRAGRLHVLSAADMGFSYRHTAVPPDFIFTEVTFSGTPGDKDVILAEMDAITASREATQPVKSRTGGSTFKNPPGDKAWRLVDAAGCRGLQVGGAQVSELHCNFLINTGGATAADVERLGETVRARVLATSGIRLEWEIERIGRMPDGTAIEPFIDTAAA from the coding sequence ATGGACGGACAGGGCCTCATCGCGGCGATGCAGTCGGTAGCGGCAACCCCGCTGCGCGGCACGCTGACGCCCGACGCCCCGCTCGCGAACTTCACCTGGTTCCGCACTGGCGGACCGGCGGACGTTCTGTTCGTGCCGGCCGACGAAGCCGACCTTGCCGTCGGGCTCGCCGCCCTGCCGGCCGACGTGCCGGTGACGGTCCTCGGCCTCGCCTCGAACGTGCTGGTGCGCGACGGCGGCGTGCCCGGCGTGGTGATCCGCCTGTCCGCCCGGCCGTTCGGGATGATCGCGGTGGACGGAGACAACATTCGCGCCGGTGCCGGCGCAGCCGACGTCAAGGTCGCGCGTGCCGCGGCCGATGCCTCGCTTGCCGGGCTCGCGTTCCTGCGCGGCATTCCGGGCGCCATCGGCGGCGCACTCAAGATGAACGCCGGCGCCTATGGCGGCGAGGTGAAGGACCGGTTCGTGTCCGCCCGCGCGCTCGACCGCGCCGGCCGCCTCCATGTTCTGAGCGCCGCCGACATGGGCTTTTCCTACCGCCACACCGCCGTGCCGCCTGACTTCATCTTCACCGAAGTCACGTTCAGCGGCACGCCGGGAGACAAGGACGTGATCCTCGCCGAGATGGACGCGATCACCGCATCCCGCGAGGCGACGCAGCCGGTCAAGAGCCGCACCGGCGGCTCCACTTTCAAGAACCCGCCGGGCGACAAGGCCTGGCGGCTCGTCGATGCCGCCGGCTGTCGCGGTCTGCAGGTCGGCGGGGCACAGGTCTCGGAACTGCACTGCAATTTTCTGATCAATACCGGAGGCGCGACCGCCGCCGATGTCGAACGCCTCGGCGAGACCGTCAGGGCGCGCGTTCTCGCCACCTCCGGCATCCGGCTGGAGTGGGAAATCGAACGCATCGGCCGAATGCCGGATGGCACCGCGATCGAGCCGTTCATCGATACGGCAGCGGCCTGA
- a CDS encoding D-alanine--D-alanine ligase produces MSEAMHIAVLMGGWVSERPVSLNSGKACAAALEAAGFRHVTPIDVGSDIGQVLADLKPDVALNALHGRFGEDGAVQGVLEILRIPYTHSGILASALAMNKAKAKAAFAAAGLPLANHLIVSRAEAARSHVMPPPYVLKPLTEGSSFGVLIVRADAAHPPQELYREDWPYGDILMAERYIPGRELTCAVINDSPTDIIEIVPVGHAFYDYDSKYVPGASRHELPAKVKPNIYQNVQKLTVEAHRALGCRGVSRADFRYDDETDELVLLEVNTQPGMTATSLVPELAAHQGMTFPELVRWMVEDASCDR; encoded by the coding sequence ATGAGCGAAGCGATGCACATCGCCGTCCTGATGGGCGGATGGGTCAGCGAACGGCCGGTCTCGCTGAATTCCGGCAAGGCTTGCGCCGCCGCGCTCGAGGCTGCGGGCTTCCGGCACGTCACGCCGATCGATGTCGGCAGCGACATTGGTCAGGTGCTGGCGGATCTGAAGCCGGATGTCGCTCTGAACGCCCTCCATGGCCGCTTCGGCGAGGACGGGGCGGTGCAGGGGGTGCTGGAAATCCTGCGGATTCCCTACACGCACTCCGGCATCCTCGCGTCCGCGCTCGCGATGAACAAGGCGAAGGCAAAGGCGGCGTTCGCCGCCGCCGGCCTGCCGCTGGCGAATCACCTGATCGTCTCGCGCGCCGAAGCCGCCAGATCCCATGTGATGCCGCCGCCCTACGTGCTGAAGCCGCTGACCGAGGGATCGAGTTTCGGCGTGCTGATCGTGCGCGCGGACGCCGCCCATCCTCCCCAGGAACTTTACCGGGAGGACTGGCCTTATGGCGACATTCTGATGGCGGAGCGCTACATCCCCGGGCGGGAGCTGACGTGCGCGGTCATTAACGATTCGCCCACCGACATCATCGAGATCGTGCCGGTGGGCCACGCCTTCTACGACTATGATTCCAAATATGTCCCGGGCGCCTCGCGCCACGAGCTGCCGGCAAAAGTTAAACCGAATATTTACCAAAATGTCCAAAAACTAACCGTCGAAGCGCATCGCGCGCTGGGCTGCCGAGGGGTGTCGCGGGCGGACTTCCGCTACGACGACGAAACGGACGAACTCGTCCTCCTTGAGGTCAACACCCAGCCCGGCATGACGGCGACGTCGCTGGTCCCGGAACTCGCCGCCCATCAGGGCATGACGTTCCCGGAACTCGTCAGAT